A stretch of Lactuca sativa cultivar Salinas chromosome 6, Lsat_Salinas_v11, whole genome shotgun sequence DNA encodes these proteins:
- the LOC111899423 gene encoding cytoplasmic 60S subunit biogenesis factor REI1 homolog 1 — MEKMEGLEKMEGLSCNACNKKFDNENDQKPHYKSEWHRYNLKRKLAGVPGVTEALFLARQSTLAEEKNKLNGPAMMYSCRLCGKGYRSAKAHAQHLNSRAHITRASEDGQEEENNAIIKPLPPRIVKKPLKQQEESGEESEDSEWEEVTEKDDMVGDMASPSTHMEVNDEDDSDDDMDEDEDEVDPTCCFMCDKEHKTIESCMVHLHKHHGFFVPDIEYLKDPSGLLTYLGLKVKRDFICLYCNSNCQPFSSLEAVRKHMVAKSHCKVHYGDDDEEEEAELEEFYDYTSSYVDADGKQLVTADGTSEGIELGSGGSELIIKTVNENKVSTKAIGSREYLRYYRQKPRPSPDGVPITAVLAARYRSMGLSTVQSKENMVRMKVMKQMNRSGVDFMRSKMGMKSNVIRNLPNNVTY; from the exons atGGAAAAAATGGAAGGTTTGGAAAAAATGGAAGGGTTGTCATGCAACGCCTGCAACAAAAAATTCGATAATGAAAACGATCAGAAGCCCCATTACAAGTCCGAATGGCACCGTTACAATCTCAAACGGAAG CTTGCAGGAGTTCCAGGAGTAACAGAAGCTCTCTTCTTAGCCAGACAGTCCACACTTGCTGAAGAGAAGAACAAGCTAAACGGGCCCGCTATGATGTACAGCTGTCGCCTATGTGGCAAAGGGTATAGAAGCGCCAAAGCTCATGCTCAACATCTTAACTCTCGGGCCCACATAACACGCGCTTCCGAAGATGGTCAAGAAGAGGAAAATAATGCAATAATAAAACCACTTCCACCCCGCATTGTAAAGAAACCTCTTAAACAGCAAGAGGAATCAGGTGAAGAAAGTGAAGATAGTGAATGGGAGGAAGTTACTGAGAAAGATGACATGGTTGGTGACATGGCATCACCTTCTACACATATGGAAGTCAATgatgaggatgatagtgatgatgACATGGATGAGGATGAAGATGAGGTGGATCCAACATGTTGCTTTATGTGTGACAAAGAGCATAAAACAATTGAAAGCTGTATGGTTCATCTGCACAAGCATCATGGGTTTTTTGTACCTGATATCGAGTATCTGAAAGATCCAAGTGGCCTTCTCACGTATCTTGGATTGAAGGTGAAGCGTGATTTCATATGTTTGTATTGCAACAGCAACTGCCAACCATTCAGTAGTTTGGAAGCAGTTAGGAAACATATGGTGGCAAAAAGTCATTGCAAAGTACactatggtgatgatgatgaagaagaagaagctgaGCTAGAAGAGTTCTATGATTACACCAGCAG TTACGTGGATGCAGATGGGAAGCAATTGGTTACAGCAGATGGGACAAGTGAGGGGATAGAACTTGGGAGTGGTGGGTCCGAGCTTATAATAAAAACAGTAAATGAAAATAAAGTATCAACAAAAGCAATTGGTTCAAGGGAATATTTGCGTTATTATCGCCAAAAACCACGCCCATCTCCAGATGGTGTTCCCATTACTGCTGTATTGGCTGCAAG GTATAGGAGCATGGGGTTGTCGACTGTGCAATCAAAAGAGAACATGGTGAGGATGAAGGTGATGAAGCAGATGAACAGATCAGGGGTCGATTTTATGCGTTCCAAGATGGGCATGAAAAGCAATGTCATCCGGAACCTTCCAAACAATGTTACATATTAA